In a single window of the Raphanus sativus cultivar WK10039 chromosome 9, ASM80110v3, whole genome shotgun sequence genome:
- the LOC130499397 gene encoding uncharacterized protein LOC130499397 isoform X2: MSLPFLNATGISLPSSSGSIRRRSHIVSRQDLPELSSKAVVSSPRLSFSRNDRFLSPEVSSPLRSVTVRSQLNTPLISGNDEWGTWTALFATGAFGLWSEKTKVGSAVSGALVSTLIGLAASNLGIISSDAPAFAVVLNFLLPLAVPLLLFRADLRRVVQSTGKLLLAFLIGSIATTVGTALAYYLVPMRALGNDSWKIAAALMGRHIGGAVNYVAIANALGVSPSVLAAGLAADNVICAVYFTSLFAIGSKIPAETLPPPTSDASKDSESTNKIPVLLIATGIAVSLAICKAGALLTKHFGISGGSLPAITAVVVVLATVFPSQFGRLAPSGEAMALILMQVFFTVIGASGNIWTVINTAPSIFLFALVQIGTHLAVILGIGKLLNIELRLLLLASNANVGGPTTAAGMATAKGWNSLIVPGILAGIFGIAIATFIGIAFGVKVLKFM, from the exons ATGAGCTTGCCGTTTCTGAACGCGACAGGGATCTCGTTGCCGTCGTCGTCGGGATCAATTCGGCGGAGATCGCACATTGTTTCACGACAGGATCTTCCTGAATTATCGTCTAAAGCAGTCGTCTCTTCCCCCAGGCTTAGCTTCTCTCGTAACGACAGGTTTCTCTCGCCGGAGGTATCGTCTCCGCTCCGATCGGTGACCGTGAGATCGCAATTGAATACGCCTCTCATTTCAGGTAACGATGAGTGGGGGACTTGGACTGCTCTCTTCGCCACTGGTGCTTTCGGTCTCTG GTCGGAGAAGACGAAGGTGGGAAGTGCGGTGAGTGGGGCGTTGGTGAGCACACTGATCGGTCTTGCAGCTAGTAACCTTGGGATCATTTCTTCAGACGCTCCTGCTTTTGCTGTTGTCTTGAACTTCCTCCTCCCATTAGCTGTTCCTCTCTTGCTCTTCCGAGCTGATCTCCGCCGCGTCGTTCAGTCCACTGGAAAGCTTCTCTTGGCTTTCTTGATTGGATCAA TTGCAACAACTGTGGGTACAGCTCTGGCCTACTACCTAGTGCCAATGAGAGCACTTGGTAATGATAGTTGGAAGATTGCAGCTGCTCTCATGGGGAGGCATATCGGTGGAG CCGTCAACTATGTTGCCATAGCGAATGCTCTCGGAGTTTCACCATCAGTATTAGCGGCTGGACTCGCTGCTGATAATGTTATTTGCGCTGTTTATTTCACGTCTTTGTTTGCTATAGGCTCCAAAATACCTGCCGAAACCTTGCCTCCACCAACTAGTG ATGCAAGCAAGGATTCTGAATCTACAAACAAAATCCCTGTGCTACTGATAGCTACTGGAATTGCTGTGTCCTTAGCTATATGCAAGGCAGGGGCTTTGCTAACAAAGCATTTTGGGATTTCGGGTGGTAGCTTGCCAGCTATAACCGCCGTGGTTGTTGTTCTAGCGACAGTCTTTCCTTCACAGTTTGGTCGTCTTGCTCCATCTGGAGAAGCCATGGCTCTAATTCTTATGCAG gtgTTCTTCACTGTGATAGGTGCGAGCGGAAACATATGGACTGTGATAAACACGGCACCGAGCATATTCTTGTTTGCATTGGTCCAAATTGGGACACATCTCGCTGTGATATTGGGCATAGGGAAGCTGCTCAACATCGAGCTAAGGTTGCTGCTTTTGGCATCAAATGCTAACGTCGGTGGACCCACCACTGCAGCTGGAATGGCGACTGCAAAGGGATGGAACTCGTTGATCGTTCCAGGGATTCTTGCTGGAATATTCGGTATCGCCATTGCAACTTTCATAGGCATTGCATTTGGTGTGAAGGTCCTCAAGTTCATGTGA
- the LOC130499397 gene encoding uncharacterized protein LOC130499397 isoform X1, translated as MSLPFLNATGISLPSSSGSIRRRSHIVSRQDLPELSSKAVVSSPRLSFSRNDRFLSPEVSSPLRSVTVRSQLNTPLISGNDEWGTWTALFATGAFGLWSEKTKVGSAVSGALVSTLIGLAASNLGIISSDAPAFAVVLNFLLPLAVPLLLFRADLRRVVQSTGKLLLAFLIGSIATTVGTALAYYLVPMRALGNDSWKIAAALMGRHIGGAVNYVAIANALGVSPSVLAAGLAADNVICAVYFTSLFAIGSKIPAETLPPPTSDADASKDSESTNKIPVLLIATGIAVSLAICKAGALLTKHFGISGGSLPAITAVVVVLATVFPSQFGRLAPSGEAMALILMQVFFTVIGASGNIWTVINTAPSIFLFALVQIGTHLAVILGIGKLLNIELRLLLLASNANVGGPTTAAGMATAKGWNSLIVPGILAGIFGIAIATFIGIAFGVKVLKFM; from the exons ATGAGCTTGCCGTTTCTGAACGCGACAGGGATCTCGTTGCCGTCGTCGTCGGGATCAATTCGGCGGAGATCGCACATTGTTTCACGACAGGATCTTCCTGAATTATCGTCTAAAGCAGTCGTCTCTTCCCCCAGGCTTAGCTTCTCTCGTAACGACAGGTTTCTCTCGCCGGAGGTATCGTCTCCGCTCCGATCGGTGACCGTGAGATCGCAATTGAATACGCCTCTCATTTCAGGTAACGATGAGTGGGGGACTTGGACTGCTCTCTTCGCCACTGGTGCTTTCGGTCTCTG GTCGGAGAAGACGAAGGTGGGAAGTGCGGTGAGTGGGGCGTTGGTGAGCACACTGATCGGTCTTGCAGCTAGTAACCTTGGGATCATTTCTTCAGACGCTCCTGCTTTTGCTGTTGTCTTGAACTTCCTCCTCCCATTAGCTGTTCCTCTCTTGCTCTTCCGAGCTGATCTCCGCCGCGTCGTTCAGTCCACTGGAAAGCTTCTCTTGGCTTTCTTGATTGGATCAA TTGCAACAACTGTGGGTACAGCTCTGGCCTACTACCTAGTGCCAATGAGAGCACTTGGTAATGATAGTTGGAAGATTGCAGCTGCTCTCATGGGGAGGCATATCGGTGGAG CCGTCAACTATGTTGCCATAGCGAATGCTCTCGGAGTTTCACCATCAGTATTAGCGGCTGGACTCGCTGCTGATAATGTTATTTGCGCTGTTTATTTCACGTCTTTGTTTGCTATAGGCTCCAAAATACCTGCCGAAACCTTGCCTCCACCAACTAGTG ATGCAGATGCAAGCAAGGATTCTGAATCTACAAACAAAATCCCTGTGCTACTGATAGCTACTGGAATTGCTGTGTCCTTAGCTATATGCAAGGCAGGGGCTTTGCTAACAAAGCATTTTGGGATTTCGGGTGGTAGCTTGCCAGCTATAACCGCCGTGGTTGTTGTTCTAGCGACAGTCTTTCCTTCACAGTTTGGTCGTCTTGCTCCATCTGGAGAAGCCATGGCTCTAATTCTTATGCAG gtgTTCTTCACTGTGATAGGTGCGAGCGGAAACATATGGACTGTGATAAACACGGCACCGAGCATATTCTTGTTTGCATTGGTCCAAATTGGGACACATCTCGCTGTGATATTGGGCATAGGGAAGCTGCTCAACATCGAGCTAAGGTTGCTGCTTTTGGCATCAAATGCTAACGTCGGTGGACCCACCACTGCAGCTGGAATGGCGACTGCAAAGGGATGGAACTCGTTGATCGTTCCAGGGATTCTTGCTGGAATATTCGGTATCGCCATTGCAACTTTCATAGGCATTGCATTTGGTGTGAAGGTCCTCAAGTTCATGTGA
- the LOC108836233 gene encoding uncharacterized protein LOC108836233, with amino-acid sequence MVTTVPFLNVTSIPSPSSKTFLRRPYTVSRQNSHAFPIREVSSPLNSSPSSHSSRFCREIFVKPEVSSLTRSVTVRSVLSTPLISPNDQWGMWTALFATGTFGLWSEKTKIGSAMSAALVTTLIGLAASNLGIISSEAPAFSVMMNFLLPLAVPLLLFRADLRRVIQSTGKLLFAFLIGSFATTVGTVLAYYLVPMKSLGSDNWKIAAALMGRHIGGAGNYIAIAKALDVSSSVIAAGLAADSVICALYFMTLFALASKIPAESLPPQTSDGVKMNEGRDKISVLQMGTGIVVSLAICKVATVFTKYFGISGGSLPAITAIVVVLATIFPSQFDHLAPAGEAMALVLMQVFFAVLGASGNIRSVIDTGPSIFIFGLLQIVIHLGVLLGIGKVMKIELKHLLLASNANVGGPTTAAGMATEKGWSSLIVPGILVGIFGIAIATFLGIAFGVKVLKLM; translated from the exons ATGGTGACGACTGTGCCGTTCTTGAATGTAACTTCCATACCATCTCCGTCGTCCAAAACTTTTCTCCGACGACCTTACActgtttcccgccaaaactctCACGCCTTCCCTATTCGAGAAGTTTCTTCACCCCTTAACTCCTCTCCTTCCTCGCATTCATCTCGCTTCTGCCGTGAGATATTTGTCAAACCTGAAGTATCATCTCTGACCCGATCGGTTACAGTGAGATCGGTGTTAAGCACGCCTCTCATTTCTCCTAATGATCAATGGGGAATGTGGACTGCACTTTTTGCCACTGGAACTTTCGGTCTCTG GTCAGAGAAGACCAAAATTGGAAGTGCGATGAGTGCGGCACTTGTGACCACTTTAATAGGACTTGCAGCTAGCAATTTAGGAATCATCTCTTCAGAAGCTCCTGCTTTCTCTGTAATGATGAACTTCCTGCTCCCCTTAGCTGTTCCTCTGCTTTTATTTAGAGCAGATTTGCGTCGTGTGATCCAGTCTACAGGAAAACTTCTGTTTGCTTTTCTTATCGGATCAT TTGCTACAACGGTTGGTACAGTTTTGGCTTACTATCTGGTACCGATGAAATCGCTTGGTTCTGATAATTGGAAGATAGCAGCTGCCCTTATGGGAAGACATATTGGTGGAG CTGGAAACTACATTGCGATAGCGAAAGCTCTCGATGTTTCGTCTTCAGTAATAGCAGCTGGACTTGCTGCTGATAGCGTAATATGCGCTTTATATTTCATGACATTGTTTGCTTTAGCTTCTAAAATACCAGCTGAATCTTTACCACCACAAACTAGTG ATGGTGTGAAGATGAACGAAGGCAGAGATAAAATCTCTGTGCTACAAATGGGCACAGGAATAGTTGTGTCTTTAGCTATATGCAAAGTTGCAACTGTTTTCACAAAGTATTTCGGTATTTCGGGTGGTAGCTTACCAGCAATTACTGCTATAGTTGTTGTTTTAGCCACTATATTTCCGTCTCAGTTTGACCATCTAGCACCGGCTGGAGAAGCAATGGCTCTAGTTCTCATGCAG GTGTTTTTTGCAGTGTTGGGAGCAAGTGGTAACATAAGGAGTGTAATAGATACAGGACCAAGCATATTTATATTTGGTTTGTTACAGATAGTGATACATCTGGGGGTGTTACTGGGAATAGGAAAAGTGATGAAGATAGAGCTAAAGCATTtgcttcttgcatcaaacgCTAATGTTGGAGGCCCCACAACTGCTGCTGGAATGGCCACAGAAAAAGGATGGAGCTCTTTGATAGTCCCTGGGATTCTTGTCGGAATATTTGGGATTGCCATTGCTACGTTTTTAGGAATTGCATTTGGAGTCAAAGTCCTTAAGCTCATGTGA